A window of the Lasioglossum baleicum unplaced genomic scaffold, iyLasBale1 scaffold0057, whole genome shotgun sequence genome harbors these coding sequences:
- the LOC143219633 gene encoding uncharacterized protein LOC143219633: MADILENQRTLAQRISRVSANLKKKGKANLTPGIIRTAHSYVENLWSEYCSGDKKIRAAAMTDAKVKDIPYFKEDEHGSTEMSYLEECGILSDMIAEDEAAENVKNSSNSNVTVAESVAPRSRAVLPKMALPTFDDNYKDWPTFRDLFTSLIIKDPTLSPVERLHYLKSCMRGDAVSILKNVPTTDENFAVAWEKLGTRYDNLRLLVQAQIRALASLAPVKRESYAEMKRLYNETFDALDNLGRPVTNAIDWIVELTVERWDRQSRREWEDSVKHQKEPPSLEQLRTFMQGRIHTCRALEAKTEEPSEVKKPASKSFKVHQVSKARSSSQACGLCQGKHFVLYCGRYQEKTPSERKETVRSLNLCYNCLGKHVSSDCKSNKRCQKCDGQHHTTIHDAFSCQESTSSAACVQQVSTHVSRYSSVLLSTARVTVSGPRGQGSVARALIDPGSEVSLISEALAQRLGVQRSQARIPLLGVGGAKAKFTRGKANLVITYRPRNLPAPAEWPHVQGLTLADPVYHLADPVDILLGADSYNLILLEGVKRGPPHTPVAQEISLGWILTGGVETENRGGAASRNDVPVHHCNVDRELIEFLTRFWEQEEIDCSIPDTADDRRAEEHFADTHLRRSDGRFMVRLPFDSAPGLGDSRRIAMRTLETMNAKFRRSSEFKRAYTEFLENYESLGHMETMQPQKTSEGYYLPHHGVLREASSTTKLRVVFNGSMPSSNGKSLNDFLLRGPNLLPNLADALLRWRRYTYVFSADIEKMYRQIVVHPEDRKWQGIVWRPEQEGAIKDYELKTVTYGLACSPYLAIRCLHQLAKAEESNYPLGSHIVLKAVYMDDVLTGANTLSEARSKQRELRELLKAGGFPLRKWAANSKGLLEGLSNDERKGLVEWDSPTLHSVLGIKWLPSSDCFQVTAVPAPRNAEFTKRAVLSGTAQLFDPLGWLAPVTILAKVLIQSLWLLKVDWDTPLPEKEDLLWRQFQFQLPTLQDIRIPRWLGTRALNQHLEIHGFADASERAYAAVVYSRTINSAGVPTVSLIVAKSRVAPLKRVSLPRLELCAAFLLAKLVGHVTTVLDWQGVNIHLWSDSSVALSWIQGHPSRWPTYVANRVAKIQRMLPTAKWRHVRSAENPADCASRDLLPAELPDFVLWWRGPEWLSSPDPLPEPINQEVEHEAEEPEVHHVTRQLEAPSSNLIERFSNLTRLIRVLAWCLRWVPGRQPGESVITASEMRGVKTILLRLEQSTHFSEDLHNLRRDLPVASKSRLAKLCPFLDKEGVLRAGGRLQAANLSYDRTHPAILPVESPLAKLWVEAAHKRCLHGGTQLTLATLRQECWILKGRQLVKYCIHRCTVCIRWKGQTAQPRMGNLPAARITPTRPFFRAGIDYAGPIQLRAGRGRGQRTSKGYIAVFICLATKAVHLEAVSDGSTETFLAALKRFIARRGRCAELYSDCGRNFIGANHELRALLRESTQQGGGTFAAASREGIVWKFNPPSAPHFGGIWEAAVKSVKHHLRRIIGEQILSFEELTTLLTGIEACLNSRPLQPLSDDPGDPAALTPGHFLIGEPLTAIPEPSLEDLPVSRLSRWQLIQQLQQHFWKRWSLEYLNSLQTRGKWRKSGKLIREGFLCLIKSEILPPTQWPLARVVHVHPGPDGTVRVATVRTATSEFSRPVHKLIPLLEPATEVNEAGGVLEAGPTCGSSDS; encoded by the exons ATGGCGGACATTCTGGAAAACCAACGGACTCTCGCGCAAAGGATCTCTCGCGTTTCAGCCAATCTAAAGAAAAAGGGGAAAGCGAATCTTACTCCGGGAATTATTCGTACCGCTCACTCCTACGTGGAAAATTTATGGTCTGAATATTGCTCTGGGGATAAAAAAATCCGAGCAGCCGCTATGACAGATGCGAAAGTAAAGGACATCCCTTATTTCAAGGAGGACGAACACGGTTCGACAGAAATGAGTTACTTAGAGGAGTGCGGTATTCTCAGTGATATGATAGCCGAAGACGAAGCTGCTGAGAACGTTAAGAATTCTTCAAATTCGAACGTAACTGTCGCCGAGTCGGTCGCTCCAAGGTCACGCGCAGTGTTGCCAAAGATGGCTCTTCCAACGTTTGACGACAACTACAAAGACTGGCCCACCTTTCGCGATCTGTTTACCTCGCTCATAATAAAAGATCCAACGTTGTCTCCGGTCGAACGCCTCCACTACTTGAAGAGCTGCATGCGTGGCGATGCCGTTTCCATTCTCAAGAACGTTCCGACTACCGACGAAAACTTCGCCGTGGCATGGGAGAAACTGGGAACTCGTTACGATAATCTCCGTCTCTTAGTGCAAGCTCAAATAAGAGCTCTTGCTTCCTTGGCCCCTGTTAAACGGGAATCCTATGCAGAAATGAAGAGACTGTACAACGAAACCTTCGATGCTCTTGATAACCTTGGGCGACCAGTGACGAACGCCATTGACTGGATCGTCGAACTAACAGTCGAACGATGGGATCGTCAATCTCGCAGAGAATGGGAAGACTCTGTGAAACATCAAAAGGAACCTCCTTCACTTGAACAATTGAGGACCTTTATGCAAGGCAGGATACATACCTGCCGAGCTTTAGAGGCTAAGACTGAGGAACCATCCGAAGTCAAGAAACCTGCTTCTAAGTCCTTCAAGGTTCATCAGGTTTCCAAGGCTCGCTCCTCGTCGCAAGCCTGCGGTCTCTGCCAAGGAAAACATTTCGTCCTGTACTGCGGTCGATATCAGGAGAAGACACCCTCAGAACGGAAGGAAACAGTGCGATCCTTGAATCTCTGCTACAACTGCCTAGGAAAACATGTTTCTAGTGACTGTAAATCAAATAAGAGGTGTCAAAAGTGTGACGGACAGCATCATACCACGATTCACGATGCTTTCTCGTGCCAGGAGAGTACCTCTTCGGCAGCTTGCGTCCAGCAAGTATCTACACACGTGAGTCGATATTCTTCCGTTCTGCTCAGTACCGCGCGAGTCACGGTTTCAGGCCCACGAGGACAAGGCAGCGTAGCCCGAGCGCTGATAGATCCAGGCAGTGAGGTCTCGCTTATCTCGGAAGCACTTGCTCAACGGCTGGGAGTCCAGAGGAGTCAGGCTCGGATTCCCCTTCTCGGAGTCGGAGGCGCCAAGGCTAAATTTACTAGAGGGAAGGCCAATCTGGTCATCAC ATATCGACCTCGTAACCTACCCGCTCCTGCCGAGTGGCCTCATGTTCAAGGTCTGACTCTAGCCGACCCAGTCTACCACCTCGCTGATCCAGTGGACATCTTGCTGGGAGCCGACTCCTATAACCTTATTCTACTCGAGGGAGTCAAGCGAGGGCCCCCACACACTCCCGTGGCACAGGAGATCTCCCTAGGCTGGATCCTCACTGGCGGAGTCGAAACAGAGAACAGAGGCGGAGCGGCGAGTAGAAATGACGTTCCGGTACACCACTGTAACGTAGACAGAGAATTAATTGAGTTTTTGACCAGGTTCTGGGAGCAGGAGGAGATAGATTGTTCAATCCCTGATACTGCGGACGATCGCAGGGCGGAGGAACACTTCGCCGATACTCACCTACGACGGTCTGATGGAAGATTCATGGTGCGCCTGCCATTTGACAGCGCACCAGGGCTGGGAGACTCCCGGCGCATCGCGATGCGAACGCTAGAGACAATGAACGCAAAGTTCAGGAGATCCTCCGAATTCAAGAGAGCCTACACTGAGTTCCTGGAGAACTACGAATCCCTTGGACACATGGAAACGATGCAGCCTCAGAAAACGAGTGAAGGGTACTACCTTCCTCATCATGGAGTGTTGAGAGAAGCCAGCTCCACGACCAAGCTGAGAGTCGTGTTCAACGGCTCTATGCCATCTTCCAACGGGAAGTCGCTGAACGATTTCCTTCTCAGGGGTCCAAATCTTTTACCCAATCTGGCGGACGCGTTGCTGAGATGGAGACGATACACGTACGTCTTCTCCGCTGATATAGAGAAGATGTACCGGCAGATAGTTGTGCATCCGGAAGACAGGAAGTGGCAGGGAATCGTGTGGAGACCTGAACAAGAAGGTGCCATTAAGGATTACGAACTGAAAACCGTCACTTACGGTCTAGCGTGTTCACCTTATCTCgcgatccgctgtctacatcaACTTGCCAAGGCGGAGGAGTCTAATTACCCACTGGGATCGCACATCGTCTTGAAGGCCGTTTACATGGACGACGTCCTCACGGGAGCTAACACCCTTTCGGAGGCTAGATCCAAGCAACGGGAACTCAGGGAGTTGCTCAAGGCGGGCGGCTTCCCTCTTCGCAAGTGGGCCGCCAATTCTAAGGGTCTTCTAGAGGGACTCTCCAACGACGAGAGGAAGGGACTAGTCGAATGGGACTCGCCGACACTCCACAGCGTACTAGGTATAAAATGGCTCCCTTCCTCTGATTGCTTTCAGGTCACCGCTGTACCAGCTCCCAGAAATGCTGAGTTCACTAAGAGAGCCGTGCTCAGCGGAACGGCGCAGCTGTTCGACCCTCTTGGGTGGTTGGCTCCAGTCACAATCTTAGCCAAGGTGTTGATCCAGTCCCTGTGGCTGCTGAAGGTCGATTGGGACACTCCCTTGCCGGAGAAGGAGGACTTACTTTGGAGGCAGTTCCAATTCCAACTCCCTACTCTACAGGATATTCGAATCCCGCGATGGCTAGGAACCCGCGCTTTGAATCAGCACCTTGAAATCCACGGGTTCGCTGACGCATCCGAGCGAGCTTATGCTGCGGTGGTGTACTCTCGCACCATCAACTCGGCGGGAGTTCCCACAGTCTCGCTGATAGTGGCCAAGTCAAGGGTGGCTCCACTTAAACGGGTTTCGCTGCCTCGATTGGAACTCTGCGCCGCCTTCCTTCTTGCTAAACTAGTCGGCCACGTCACTACTGTGCTCGATTGGCAAGGAGTAAATATACATCTGTGGTCTGATTCTTCTGTAGCACTCAGCTGGATCCAAGGTCATCCGTCGCGCTGGCCTACCTATGTGGCGAATAGAGTAGCCAAGATCCAGAGGATGCTGCCCACGGCCAAATGGAGACATGTTCGAAGCGCTGAGAATCCCGCCGATTGCGCTTCCCGAGATTTGCTCCCCGCTGAGCTTCCTGATTTCGTTCTATGGTGGCGAGGACCCGAGTGGCTCTCTTCACCAGACCCTCTTCCTGAACCAATCAACCAGGAAGTGGAGCACGAGGCTGAGGAGCCAGAAGTCCACCACGTGACACGCCAACTGGAAGCCCCTTCAAGCAACTTAATCGAGCGGTTCTCAAATCTGACGCGCCTAATTCGAGTCCTTGCCTGGTGCCTAAGATGGGTGCCTGGAAGACAACCAGGAGAATCGGTCATCACAGCCTCGGAAATGCGAGGAGTTAAGACTATTCTTCTCCGATTAGAGCAGTCGACTCACTTCTCGGAGGATCTCCACAATCTTCGGAGAGATCTGCCCGTAGCATCCAAGAGCAGACTTGCCAAACTTTGCCCATTTCTGGACAAGGAGGGGGTGCTGCGCGCCGGAGGACGCCTGCAGGCTGCCAATCTCTCCTACGACCGGACTCATCCTGCGATACTTCCGGTTGAATCCCCCCTAGCTAAGTTGTGGGTTGAAGCTGCCCACAAACGATGCCTGCACGGGGGGACACAACTTACACTGGCCACGCTACGCCAGGAGTGCTGGATTCTCAAGGGTCGTCAGTTGGTAAAATACTGTATCCACAGATGCACTGTTTGTATACGATGGAAAGGGCAAACTGCCCAGCCAAGAATGGGAAATCTTCCCGCAGCACGAATAACACCCACTCGTCCTTTTTTCAGAGCGGGAATTGATTACGCTGGGCCCATACAACTTCGAGCTGGTCGGGGTCGTGGTCAACGCACCTCGAAGGGCTATATCGCGGTCTTCATCTGCCTTGCAACCAAGGCAGTGCACCTGGAGGCTGTCTCGGATGGATCCACTGAAACCTTCCTAGCAGCCCTAAAACGATTCATAGCGCGGCGAGGTCGCTGTGCCGAACTTTATAGCGACTGCGGGCGGAACTTCATTGGTGCCAATCATGAACTACGCGCTCTACTACGAGAATCCACGCAACAGGGCGGTGGTACATTCGCTGCAGCCTCCCGGGAAGGTATCGTCTGGAAATTCAATCCCCCGTCTGCTCCTCACTTTGGCGGAATCTGGGAAGCGGCGGTCAAATCGGTAAAACATCACCTCCGCCGGATCATCGGAGAGCAGATATTGTCTTTCGAGGAGCTGACCACGCTCCTGACGGGTATTGAAGCGTGTTTGAATTCTAGACCCTTACAGCCTTTATCTGACGACCCTGGAGATCCAGCCGCGCTAACACCGGGGCACTTCCTCATCGGTGAACCACTCACCGCCATTCCTGAGCCCAGCCTCGAGGATCTTCCAGTTTCCCGGCTATCTAGGTGGCAGCTAATCCAACAGTTGCAACAACACTTCTGGAAACGCTGGTCGCTGGAGTACCTGAACTCATTGCAAACCAGAGGCAAATGGCGGAAGAGTGGAAAGTTAATTCGAGAAGGGTTCCTCTGCTTGATTAAGAGCGAAATTTTGCCTCCTACGCAGTGGCCTCTGGCGCGCGTTGTTCACGTGCACCCGGGTCCAGATGGTACAGTTCGAGTTGCAACGGTCCGCACTGCAACGTCGGAATTTAGTCGCCCTGTTCACAAGCTGATCCCCTTGTTGGAGCCGGCAACCGAGGTGAATGAGGCTGGAGGAGTCCTCGAGGCTGGACCAACATGCGGTTCTTCCGACTCGTAA